GCAACTACAAGATCAAGACATGATAAACCAAGAATAAATTTATTTCATATATACTGATGTACATTgctgaaaaattcaaaaacaatcaGCAACCTTCATGATCGCGATGAAGATATATGACTGCATTCCTAATGTTGTTGATGTAGCAGTTTCTACTAGGAAATATTCAAGATGCTAATCTGGTATTTAGTATAAGATGAGTTCAAAAATGTTGTCACAACCTCGATAGCAAAACCGACATTGAAGTTGTGATTGCTGTCGCTGACAAATAATACGCTCGAGATTTAATTTCCTGAAACATTGTATGCAAGTAAAATGGATAAGTCCATAATGATATGCGACATAAAATCTGTAGTAGACAGCAGAATAGAACACTGAATGAACATGCCCACTATATCGTTTCAACAttacctttttttattttataaagtaataaatttcattaaaagtaaagGGCAAAAGATGCCCTTACACAAGAAGTATACTAAAAAATAGGAAACCTTACAAAAAGCCGGTTTTCTACGAATGCGACCCAATCAGTACATGTTTCAACATTACTTGTTAACTAGGATAGTTGAGATATGCTCAAGTATCCTTTATCAAGTCTCAGAAATCTGAAAAAAGTGCCTTAAAGAAGAATGAGATATCATCTACTAAGGTGCAATAGTAGCCAGAAAGGTCGTATAATAGCATGTATTGGGTGGCAAAAGaatgaggaaaaaaaaaagaaccaagAAAGAGAGGAACATAAATAGAAAAGGAACAAATCAGGGACAAGAGCAGCAATGAACTCAGATCTACATCCGCctacccttctttttttttatgaagCAAACTAGGGACAAGAGCAATTGACTTGGATCCACATCCGCATACTATACTAAGATTCatcaaaatgaaaaaagaatgcCAACTACGTTAGCATATATGGGCACTACAATGAAAAACTAAAAAGGTTTCCTACATTATTTTTGGTCTCAATCAACTCCAAACCAGGTCAAATCTACTATTAAGTGAAATCCTCATATATGAACAGAAGGATCATAGAACATATCGACAAACAAAGCGTATTTTCCTTTGAGAGAGAAAACACATTTGATTGAAAAGACAAACAAAAACTCTCTTTCATGAAACATGCTAGTTCTAGGAAAAGTAACTATTCACCTTGACAGTTTGATAGTCAGTGAGCTACAATAGCAGAGCTGCTAGAAAAGCAGCATTCACAACTGATATATGTTCCTAGAAGTTTATTCTAAGTGCTCCAACATATTCTAGAGGTGCACACGAAAAAGAAACAACATGTACACAAAATCAACAAACCTCAACAAAGTGAAAGCCCCAGATCAAGGAGCAAGAGCGAGAAATAAGAGGGAAGGAAGAAAAATAGATTCTTCCAAATGATTAGCACTTCAAAATAAAAAGGAGGTAAAGTTAAGTTATAATTGGTTGCGTAGCTAATGCAAGAGCTTCCCTAATACATACCATGGGATTGAAGGCCCTTTCATCACCTAGATTTGTGAAAGAAACGGAGCATCCGAACGCAAAATTAAGGCAAGGTTGAGTGGCCCCATTTGGATACACAACCGATGGGGGACAAGTGTATTTCTCTAAGACTCTAACAGGATTCGACAGCGGAGGAACAGGAAGATGAGATGTGACGAGCCAACAAGAACTTATTTCAGTTGTTTGTTAGATTGATAAACACTTATGACTTATGAGGACATTTACTAACAAAATAAAGCAGCAGATCCATCATACTTCTACTTCCTCTGCAAATCTATTAACCCATCTCTTTAGGAAGTACATGGATGCATATTATTCAACAAGGTCACCCCAGCCTAAGTTCTTCATGTCAGCTTATCACCACTTCTACAATGCCTCCGAAGGAAAAATAAAAGCTAGTAAATCTTTTTGGAAGTCCCGATTAAAAATCACCATGCCTAATTTCCTTAGACTCGAGTGTTATTCTCAAAACATATAAAAGTTCTTTGTTTTCATGCTGTTAATCCACTCAATAAGTATTAACCAGTATTTCCAAACGTTCTTTAACACCATTTTTCCAACTCAAGCACCAGCAGTTTTTTTTGAAGACGTCTAGAACAGTACGCTGTCCATGTAAAAAATTGGCATGATACATCACTGATCAGTACCAGATCTGAATAGAGAAACTTTAAACCAAAAGCTTCAATTTTACAAACTTATTTGTCTTCCACTctgctttccttttctttatttcctcTGTTCTTTCCTCTCTATAAACTTTCTAAGTAGTAGAACCGTAAGTTTTTAAAATACTTAATTACAGAAACATAATCCTAGCCTTCTGCACAAGCCAAAGGAtctaacacccccccccccccccaaccatgGTACATATTCTCAATCTCTTTCCCGTTGTTCTTTACTACGAGAAAAAGGGGCTTAAAGCGGTAGGAAAAAAAATATCCAATTCTATAAGCATGTCCTAATGCATTGAAATAAAAGgactcattttccttttttttttaagaagGTGAAACATGTAACCCAAGAATGAATGGGGATTCCTCATGTTGTTTCGCTCCAAAAAATACGGGAGGTATCTCTCATGCTACTCTCATGATACTTTCACACTCCCCTTTTAGGTTCATCTTATATATTCATTATTAAAGATCACCGCTTAAGAAGCCAGGAATGAGAAAAGGATTGAAATATCTGCTAATATACATTTCTGAACGAATGTAACCCTTTTTCACAAAAGTCTGAACCAAGTGGACCTTCCTATAATATGCATTAGTAAATATTAATCTCTTTTTAATGAACCGGGTAGTCATAGGATTGATTGAATTACTTTCCCACAGAGGTATATATCAGTGCATTAAGACGAAACCTATGAAATCCTAAAAACACTGACTTTGTTAGTCTTCCTTTACCTTTTTGCAAAGGAGCAGTATAAAGTGTAAAACATAAACTTCACCTACACTTCTGATTTTAGCAAGCATGCAACTCAACTCAATACATGAGGTTTCCAGCATATTTACAGCCTGCTACACATTGAACCCGTATACGTTTCTATGTAGGAATATGAGGTTGAATTTCTTGTATAAGGGACCAATCAACGTGtcttcttttcatttctttttaaagTCATTTAAGATAACATTTTTTCCTAAGCTATGAGCGGCAGCGCTACGTAGATGATCCAGAACTATACGGAAACACTATGCTCACAACTATTCACTCTTTATCCAGAATATGAAGGATGACCTACACACATAGCATTGATTCGAAAAGTGAAAAAGATCCTCATACCTTCAAAGAGAAAAGAGAAGATGCAGCTGATATATCTTGCAGCCCAGAGAAACCAATATCATAAGAAATACTACCATCAGCTTTGAAGAGTCCGAAATTCTTCTCTGATGATTGACCCGGCTTTGAATTCTCATTGAACAGTGCAAAAATATACGCCTTCAACATTTTTTTCGGCCTCATTGGAGTTCCTTTCCTCTTGGCAAGCCTTTTTCGCAGATTATAATTATATGTACTAGCATTACCTGGCGTAGCAGCAGGTTCGTTCTCATCCCCATTAGACGCCCAGCCTGTTTCAGTAACTATGACTTCCATTTTTCTGAAACCAGCATTCTCTAGAGCTGCATATGCTGCATCAATCTGAGCATCGAGCAGGTTATCATAATGAAGAAGAGTTCTATTGTCAACAATTCCTCCATTCGGCTGAAAAAGAGCATAATTTATGTCTATTTTGTCTGAATTGTACGTGTAAGCCAAAAAGGGGTAGGCATTTAAACAGAACGGAGATCCAATTTCTGAGAATAACTGTAAAAGTGGCTTCATCAACTGAGCAACACCGTCTTTAAATATACACGCGGAGGGAGGGAATGAATTAACAAAGACGGCCTGTGAGTGCGCAGTCGATATCTGAACAACGTCACTTATCCCGAGCTTTCGTGTTGCATTATATACATTCTTTACAGCATTCAGAAGAGCTATCTCTAGTTCGTTGTCACTGCCCCCCAAAACTTCATTTCCCACAGCGATGCCGACAATGCGGGTATCGGGAAGGAATGCCTTCACATTATCTTTTACCCAAGTCAGAGCATGATCTGCATTAGCACTCATTTCTTTTACAAATCCATTCGGAAGTCCAACCACCAACTCAAGCCCTGTCCCTTTAAAGGCATTAAGGACACTGGGATCTGCATCATATATTCTAACATTCTTAATTTTTGCTGCTCGAAGGAGTTTAACCACTTTATCAGGTGAAGGGATGTTATCTGCGATTCTCCCATAGTTAATTCCATAAGTTCCAGTGAATGCTCTTGCAGTCAGTTGAGCTGAAAACAGAAGGTGAAGAAAATGCAATAAGTACATTCCACATGTAACACAAGAATGCAGATATAAACTGATGGGCTGAAACTATCTCTGTTAACCAGACTATCAAACCACACGAATTAACTTAATGTTACAAACGGTCCATATAACTAAAATCAACAGAGACTTGCAGGAAAATTCTTCAGTCATATCTTAATTTTTTGGAAATATATGGTAAAAAAACTGTGACATTTGCAaacaaagcatcacaataaatacatcaaacaacattGTCCCTATTCATCAGTTATACAGCTTAATAACCTTATAGGAGTTCTATAGAAATATAAAACTAAGGCTGTTATACCAATCAGTGGCAGAGCCACCCTTGTCCAAGGGGCGTCAATCGCCAGAAAATTACACTGCGcagataacaacaacaacaaacccagtgtaatcccatggggagggtaatgtgtacgcagaccttacccctaccttgagaAGGTAGACTGTGTAGATAGACTAAACAAAATTTATGTATACATACTATATGTTGAATTTCCTTtgacttctttatatttttgacTCCTCTTGGTAAAAATCCTAGTTCCGCCTTATCAAATCCATTCACATAAGCAAGAAAGGCTGCTACCAAAATCCACTGCAGAAAGATGAACAGCAAATAGCCGactccacacacacacacacacacacacacacaccaaaTTACAAGATCCAATTTTTATTAGTTACTGTTTATTTTTAGTTATCAGTACATTTTACGATCATACTCATACATGAACAAGTAACAATAAAGCACATAAGCATATTGATCAAAAAGGAACATCAACAAAGAAAAAGAATCTCAAAAATTCAATATTACCTCGAttacccaaaaattcaaaaaacaacaacaaacccaacaAAATTACAGTCTCCTACACAACCAAACACAgcacaattttttttattaaaaaaggCACAAAATTGTACCATTAGGAGTGAAGATCACCAATAACATAAAAAGGAATCGCAAAAGAATCAAGCGAATCTTCATCATCACTGCACAGCCTAAAAACGACGCCGTCCTCTTTGCCTTTGCAAATTCAAGAAACAGAAAAGCTCAGTCTTTTAGCTTCTTCAACCATTACCCAAGACACCCTTTTAGCTGCTTATCACTTTTCACAAAACCCCACCAATCAAAAAATACGCTAACTTGAGAGATTCTTGATTTTTTTATAAAAGTTAACAAAAAATTGTATATGATACTGGTGGTGGAACACGGTGGTTTACGGCGGCGAAGGACGGAGGTTTATGGGTGGGGTTTTGGCAGTCGTTTGGTTTTGCTGAGTGGGGTTTTTGGTAAGTGAAATTATTTTCAGACAAAGTCCTATATAGTCTTCTTATGTAGAGAGAATGCGAGGTGTTTTGAATTCCATGTTTGGGTTATTGAtttgatttgaatttttatttaaattactTGGAAACTGTGTCAAAAATATTCTCACTGTCAAACGGGGACTTACTGTTACTGCATCGAAGTTTTCTCCACGCGCCTTATGGCCTATGTCCTGCACGAAAagtgttgtttttcttctttttttttgtattgtatttttatttatttaactctCTGATATTTGAAATTTATTGATCCGATTAAACTTAAATTCGAGTTGCTAAGACTCATTAAAGAGGAAGCATTTCCTATCCTGAATTCTATTACTCGAATTCTATTAAAACTATCTTACCATATTCCTTGGTTGTTACTTTTTCCTTTTTACTTAAAtacaagaaaaaatgaaaatacaaatttatttttaccttttttttctaATTAGAATCATTTCCATACTAATCAAATAACCGAGTTGAGTGAAATATACTTCCTAGATATAAAGGTTTCATTTAAGAAAATAGGATAAATTTTATGTTATATAGTATATGTCACCCTCATCTTAATAAACTTTTGATTTTAATTAGATTTGATGTACTTGTCATAAACCGGGCTGAAATTCTAATATTATGTTTCATGTATAAGTACATGGAAAGACAAAATAATTTTTTACAATGAAAAAACTGTGATAAAATGgagataaatatttttttttgtagtcTCATTATTCAAAACTTATGTTCAATATATTAAGATTTATAAATCAAAGGGGAACCTTGATGTAATTAGTAAGGTTGCTTTCATGTGATCGGGATATTATGGATTTCAGCCGTAAaaacagtctcttgcagaaatgcaggataaTGCTATATGACCTCACGCataacgggagcttagtgcactgggTTAGTCTTTTTTTTGAATACCAAGATTTATAAATCATGGCTTGGGCTAATGTTTTTGTTGAGTCGTCAAATACAAAAAGCTCATAAATTAAGAATTATTTGAGGTTATTGTGTGATTGCAAAATCTCACTTAAAGCTGCTATTTAGAACCTATTTCTAGGATATTTCCATAGGGTAACACTTTACACAATAGTAATGAAATTATAAACAATGATTTAATTGAAGGTGGGGGAAGCGCGTGGGACCATTGATGAGTTAGTGCAAATGTCTTTTACCAATGGAATCTTTATTTCACGTTCTCATTTTCCTTCCTCCTAAGATAAAGGAAAACACTTTGGTTTAACAATTTCCGTCTTCCTTTTTATATCTTTTTAATTTCTTCCTACTACTGTACATCTTTTCTTGAGGGAATAATTTCTTATCACCGGCTTCAATTTGAATTGAAATATATAATTCTCATTTGTCTTCGTTCCTACGGCAAATTCTCAGATATGgtgagaattttttttatttaaaagaaaagcaCTAAAATGAGAATAATTGAAAGGACAGAACATTTGCTAAGCAATATTATTTATCCTGATATATTATTTCTTTGTTTTGTATGTTCTATTAATTTTGAAATAGTCAATTTTATTGCCTTATTCAGGGATTACTATTCCATCATCTGACAGAAATAAATTATCCTGATGCTATTTTTAATACTAGAATAACTTATCTCAGGATAAATAACCCAACAAGGGAGAAGGCGACACTAAATTTTTATCCCGAAATTATTTTTGTTTGTCTAACGTACCAACCGACCTCTAAAAGATGCGATGAGATGGTTGATTTATGCACATTTAATTAGAGACCTTAAGTGCAAACTTTAACAaaaacgatttttttttttttgacaaaaaaaaTAGCTTAATTTCTTTTAACAAGACTATTCAATCGAGATTAGTTGATATAAAGTAAATCTCAAATATCTGTTGGTAAAAAAAGGACAAATGGACGTCAGATTTAAATCAAAATGCGTGTGTTTTCTTCTAGTATTGGTCTTCTGAAGTCCGTGTCATTTGAGCCTAATGAGGACTCGGATCTGCATATATTCACGTCATTTTACATACTATTTAAATCCATTTGACACTGATCcttctcttccttttctcttttcacAGGTTTCCTTTTGAATCCAAAGTATGGTATGAACAATCGGGATTTTGGTGGAACGGTAAGTACTATATTCTTCAGATTCGAgcttcaaatataaaaaaaaaaaattgttaggGAGCATTGTACCTTCTACTGTGGGACTTGATCACAATGCGCATAGCGAATACCGGGTGGAAACCCCATAAAAATTGAACCTAGCTTACTTTACCTCATTCAAAAGTTACAATTAATATATATTAATTTATGAGTTAATAATGCTTATAGGTAAAAGGTCTTAGTTCCAAGTTTGTAAAGCCttcaaagttcaaattcaagaaagAAATAAGCTTGATAACTTGAATGAAGATAGAATAAGACAATTATGTAGAGTACATATATGAATGCTTATTTCTGGTGGCTGCTTTTACTAATATGCTTTTGTAAGCATTAATAATAATATTCTCTTTTGGTGTAGGGACTGGAATTTGTAACAACTTCCATGCATTCCTTAGCTGACGAACcttatctttttttaaaaataatctaCTTCTGTACCTAACACTTTTGTCTCCAGATGTTGCATTCTAAAGATtaacttttcaattttttttaaaaaaaacaaaaatctcttttgtttttttttaataatcatGGAGACTTTTTAAAACATTACTTAGCTCGATAAATATCCAGAACAAGGCACTTCACTTTATCTAAAGTGATAATTTTAAAAAGCAtttaaaagaagagaaaaaaaagttcAGCCTTAACAATCAAAAAGTGAGAGTTCTAATTGAATCTTTAATCTTTTCCTTTGCAATAAGTTTAATGATCCAATATGTTGCTATGCATCTAAAAGACAGCTGAATGTTTTGAAGAATATTCTATAACTTATAAACATTTACTTGCATAGCCTAATTGACGTGAGCCCTGGAGTAATTGGTAAATTTGCAGTCATAtgaccaggaggtcatgggttcaagccgtggaacaGCCTCTTAAAGAAATGTAGGGTAATGCTGCGTACAATAGATTTTTGTGGCCCGGCCCTTCCCCCGATCCCGCACATATCGGGAGATTAGTGCACTGGGCTGCCCTTTCATGCACAACCTAATTCCGACCCAAAACTCATAcatataaattaaaatataaCTAAAAGTGAATTAATCTTTCTCCCAAAATTcacgatatttctatcttttattttccaTTTCAAGATTTTCATTCAAATTGATAATGATTATTGTTTTAAAAGCTCTTTGTCGTATAAATACATTTTAAAGAAAACATTCAAGCATACTTGGTATAAACTGAATTACACTAGTTTTTCAAGCACTACATATCTATCTTGATCTAACAATTGGTTAAGTGGTTGCCTTACCTTGCACTTAGGTAAATTTGCATCTTTTTGTTAGGATCGAAATAATCAGGTGTCCTGTGGAAGCTAGCAAagcaaatcttgaaagacaataaATCATATAACAAaaaagaaatataccaaaagagacacaaatatataacgtggttcggtcaactgacatATGTCCACAACGGaaatgagcaatccactataataaaaaaaaagtacaaaatatcgagagaataccctcacgaagaggcaaacataAGTGActcactaacacttgtcccgtaaagttctccccctaaacacgactctcaaaccccatataGCTACACAGTGGATGCCACTGAATAAGAAGGAAGGATCCtaaatttatagaagtccaaattttttcctacaagaaaaggtactagccaaatatgaaaaattatattttcCTTCTAGAAAAAAATCCAAGTATGATAAATATGTTGACATTTCCTTCGTGAGATAGGAAAATCAATTATGATAAGAAAATCTAGACAAACATCTAACACTTTAGCACTAACCAATTAGTTCACATAAAACTTCCTCTTTATGTAAACTTTAGATCATAAATTATTTAACAAAATCGACAGTTGGTACACTATTACTTATAAGGATCGTTTGGTACGGTGgataagtaaaaataattttggaaTATCGGGATAACTTAATAGTAATTTCATGATAAAGCACTAAAATTGACAACCCTAATTTTTTTTTAGGTAACAGATAATCCTAGAATTAATATAACATACCAAACAATCAATAAAAAATAATACCGGAATAACTAATCCCAACATAACTACTTGCAGCATACTTTGTCTTCGAACCAAACGACCGAGGAGTAAGTCTTTGTCACTCgtagaaaaacaacaacaacaacaacaacaacaacaacaacaacaacaaccacctagtataatcccacttagtggagtctggggagggtagtgtgtacacagaccttacccttaccctagtgtagagaggttgtttccaaatagacccccgacatcctttcctccaagaacttcccaccttgctcttggggagactcaaactcacaacctcttggttggaagtgggaGTTGCTTAACATCATACTAACACCTTTTGTCACCCGTAGAAAAAGTGTGTCCAAATTCCCAAAGATATTTCTTGAGGGGGGTTATGGAGAGAAAATCAGTAAGGAATAGGGCGAGGGGGGATGACATTAAAAAGAGGATTGAAGGAACTTTTTTGGTTGTCCAAAAGGAAAAAGTTTGTGTCTGTACTTCTTTGGGGTACTAATGCGAGTATGATAACATTGGAATTGTTTCTTTTGAAAGTGATATCAACTCTATACTTTGTGGGATTTAAGTCATCACCTTTTATTtaaaagaatgaaagaaaatattgtgCTTTTTTTTTCACTTTAGTGTTGGCTTGGCCTACTTTGGTATTAAGGTAACAAATTTGCTTTGATTGACCAAATTAGTGTGCATAATGGGATTTCCCTCCCTTTTCTCATTGCCAACAACTTCCATCCACGTAATGGTTTCTACTTTTAACATATATCCTTGGTTGAATTACAATATGTTGATATCAACCTTAGAATGATAAGGACGTTTGAAAGAGACTAGCAAATTGTATACACTCGTACttttaaaggaaaagttcattgGCATCTAAAAAAAAGTTTAACTTAATCCTTtacaatttaaataaaaaaaataatcatGCAAATCTCTTTTGTGTTTTATTTTCTGATATTTTACGTATAAAAAGAAAGATTTCTTGAAAAATTTGACATAAAACTAGAAAAAATATTTGTGATGTGCCACAAAATCAATTAACCCAATTTTTTAGAAATTAGAATTAGTTGCTGAATTTACTTAAGACGATTAAATATatgataatgaaattaagcaGAGTGCTTTTGAAGTTGAACACCTCTCATTCAGAGGCAAATTTAGGTTTTAAATTAGTATGTGCAAAATATTATTgtatcttcattttttcttataaTGTCTTCAAACTTAGAATCaactatacaaaaatatatatataaaaggtgCATCACCGCTTCAATATATGAAATATGATATTGCCCTTCATGACAagaaatatttatttttcttgcattttTCCTCACAGGAATTGTACTTTTGTGAGATTAACAAAATTGCTTTGTTTCAACCACACAACCTTGAGGTCATGATTGGGTTAATGGCTAGGATACTGTTTTGGTTCTAGAGTTGTTGGACCTAACATTAATTGCATAAGGCCCAATACAAATAACACTTAATAAGTGCCCTCTGCAAAGTTTTCTAGTAAATTTCTCGAGGAAACTACACAATCTACCTATGAGGTGCAAAAAAAGGAAACTACTAGTTATGTTcatttataagtagcttattataaaaattgactaattcataaaatattattaatattagctAATTACCTATTTATAGCCAAAAAGGTcaaaatttttctttcttttgagtgggtgttattagaatatattggtacatcttaaggagcttgaaactcagttttgggatgatttggtggagttttgaggtggtttgaattgaaaattataagtagaagatgaacatgaaaaaataatatgtgtcatttgtgtatcacatgtgtgtcatatttgtattaaatgtgtatcacatgtatatccatgtatacctgtgtgtgagatacatgcgtgatacatgtgtcACAGAAGATTTTTTGAACTCGACTTTTGTATGGGATCGATTTATAACAAATGGCCGAATGGTAACATGGCATGTAGAACCGAAGATAGGCAAATGGCAAGTTAGGGAATAACCAATTCAGAATATAATGAATGCAATCGATATTGGATAAATTCCGAAGGGAGCATAACTAGCGGGAGAAGGTAAAGGGTTTATCATCGGATAGCATTCAGTGAGGGAGTATTTACTAATATTAAATGAGCGACCGGTCAAGAGAATATTTGTCATGGTCTGCCGTTACGCGT
The Nicotiana sylvestris chromosome 11, ASM39365v2, whole genome shotgun sequence DNA segment above includes these coding regions:
- the LOC104241359 gene encoding glucan endo-1,3-beta-glucosidase 11, which codes for MMKIRLILLRFLFMLLVIFTPNAQLTARAFTGTYGINYGRIADNIPSPDKVVKLLRAAKIKNVRIYDADPSVLNAFKGTGLELVVGLPNGFVKEMSANADHALTWVKDNVKAFLPDTRIVGIAVGNEVLGGSDNELEIALLNAVKNVYNATRKLGISDVVQISTAHSQAVFVNSFPPSACIFKDGVAQLMKPLLQLFSEIGSPFCLNAYPFLAYTYNSDKIDINYALFQPNGGIVDNRTLLHYDNLLDAQIDAAYAALENAGFRKMEVIVTETGWASNGDENEPAATPGNASTYNYNLRKRLAKRKGTPMRPKKMLKAYIFALFNENSKPGQSSEKNFGLFKADGSISYDIGFSGLQDISAASSLFSLKEIKSRAYYLSATAITTSMSVLLSRL